In the Drosophila willistoni isolate 14030-0811.24 chromosome 3R, UCI_dwil_1.1, whole genome shotgun sequence genome, TGCACTGGCTCGTACTTACGCATCGCTTGTGGCGTTTTCTCAGATACAATGCCATCGAAATAGTTTGCAGAAAATTGATAAAGATTTTCCGGCTTTTCACGTAGAACATCTTTTGTGAAGACCTTCATTAGATCCCTGAGTCCTTCTGGAACCCTTGGTAAACTTGTTCCTGTCATTTTGTCACAGTTGCACAACAAAAACGAAGCATTTACCTTTAACGTTGGATCAATACTGAGAAGGAAAATGTTTAACTACTCTGCCTCGAGACATTTTAGACCAAGTGTTGCCATGTGTACGGTAGTACCACAACAGTTTTGTTCTGACGTTTTGATTACTTGTTGATTCCATTGAACGTCAATTCGCTGATTCGCGAGGGCTGATTATAAAGTGTgcgcccgcaaaagaaaaaccccttttatttaaaagcttgcattgatttttattcatCATTGGCAGTTTCCACAATGCGACAAATAATGGGTATGTCATGTTGTTTAGATATGTCCTTTACGTTTGAttctaaatttttgtaaatgaaattctttttgaATTCTTTCCAATTTCGAGACCTAACATAATCTGTAAACAATGCCTCCCTCGATGGTATGGTGCAGTCTAGATAAAAAAGACGACGTTGCCAAATATTTCCTGGATTCTGTTCCTTTTCCAATAAGAAATATCTTGGCAAAGTCAGGCACTGCACTGTAGTTCTTGCAAGGATAACGCGGTCTTCCATTTTTTCGCCCAAGCCGAATATTCCTCCATACGTTAGAGATCCCACATCAATAAAATGACTTTCGTATTTGACCGTCTGCAATATAGGGAAACTTACATCAAATGTTGACTAAGTAAAAGATGGTAAGGTTACTTACATCTGAACTGTCTGATTCAAATTCAACCAAATGGGTTTCACTATCATCGGACTGTAAATAAGAAATAATcatatattggaaataaaactGAGGATATATAATGAATTAAATCTTCAACTCACATCCGAGCTATAAGAACTACTTTCAGAAGATGAGAGTGCAAAAACTTCAGattcatttgaattattaCTATCTTCTTCGATATTGATCAATGAATTTCCCTTCTTATATTTATACACTGTTTCATCTACTTCTTCCGACTCATCCTTGTcagtgaaatttaaataatcatATTGTTCGTCTCGATATTTTTTCAGACTTTCATGCTTATTTTCTTTATCTTCTTTTGGTGGCGGTTTCGGAGTATTAAAACCACATAAACGATCTAGATCTCTGACTTCCATTTTGCGATGCTATTGGGATTATGTTTATCATTTAAAAGATTGTCAAAGCCCATAGATTTTAACCAAGAGCCAAGAACTTAAATAACCTATggtttgttttatttgatttaagaAATATTGTCAAAATCCATAAATTGAACGGGTATTTATAGAACTGAGTATAACTAGTTAGAATATTTCTTTCATCAATAATCTCAATTTATGTATCTCCAGTTTTCCCTACCATAATATACATAATAATACAATAATACATACCATAATATAAATAGGTTTAAAGTCAATACTtaccattttttttatatctttttctGCTTCGCTCGAGCTGGAGCTTTTCAATAAGTCATGGACATTTAGGTCTCCATCAATGCTTTTACGACTTCTATTTTGTGTAAAACTGGATGTTTTCGATATAAGTAATGAAGCATCACTTTGTGTAAAATCCGGTAGAGTAAAAACCTTTTTCCCATTTTTCTTAGTTACCTACAccaagaaaaatatttcagtCATTAGGAAAACCGATTtgttattaaaagaaaaacttaccTTCATATTAAGACACTGCAGGATAATACATTCGCCACTTAAGACAAAGTGCACATTCGTTAGTGACCCTTTATCCTGAGAATAAATGGTATCCAACGGATTGAATTGTCTTACGGAGCCAAAACGACATGCATTGATTATCTAAAGAGAACAAATACAATTAATTACAAATGTCGATGAAGTCGTTAATCCATTCTTGCCTGATCCTCATTGAGAAAATCAAAATAGTCCAGTGCCTTTAGGGCCCTCTTCTTGTCAGTCCAAAGCTTTTTCATGAATGGCTCGAGAATCGGCATTCCATAGTCAAGCAGAGCTAGCAGCTCACAGTGCGCTGTAAAAATGTTGCCAAAATGAAACGTTCAATTGGCACCAATAAGAGTCCATAGCGTGAATTCAAAGGTATACAACATTTGGAATATCAAAGAGAGGAATAACTAAAGTAACTAGCaccaagcacaaaaaaaaaagaaagaaagaaaaacctaAAATATACGACAACTGGGCGAAATGAAAGCGAAGTTGAGACTCTGCCTGAGTCTGTTGTTTGGGCCCCAACCTATATTTGATTGAATGAATACACTCAGACTTGGCACAAAGCCACCCAGCACGGAATGCCCACACAGGGACGAGGCACAAGCCCAATGGGGGGCGGGATGGGGAATGGAGTGTCTGTTATTCATTTTGATTGAATCGAATTAGGACTTAACGTTGTTTATTGCTGATTAAATTGGCGGGTacatttgcaatttgcaaaggaacaaaaaatcaaatcaaaaaacaacaaaacatatttACAAATATACTCCttctttttgtatataaatatatacatatatatacatatacatcgCGTGCTACCTATTTAGATACGTATACTCCAatacaaataacaacaaacaacataGATAGTTAAACTTACTCATTTTCCTATCATTTTTAAGTGCAATACATTTAGGATAACCCAttatataaatcaaatttaagcAATATATATTGATACACATAGAGCAGAGGACTGTTATATAGTATTAGCCAAATATTGGCTAATGATGAGAGGACTGACTTACTTGCTGCTACAAATGTATGACTACGGATAGTATTCTCCATTTTGGCCACATCTCCGATGCAATCTCCGGGTCCAAAAAGGCATTCCACTTCGTCCAGTTCTTTGCCAAACAActgcaaatatttttcaatcaatatatcaaattaaattataatttattactttattataGGAGCGTTGAATCATCTCCACTTCTCCAGTGAGAATAAAATACAATGCGAATGGGAAATCTCCTTTATTCATTAACACACGTCCAGGGGCGATAGACATGAACTTAATTACAGGGACAAGGCGAGCTCGAATTTTCTAGCaagagaaagaagaaaactaaagaaaatatacaacaattttaattCGATTTGTTAACAATTCTCTACCGGAGGAAAGCGTTCGAAACATCTCAATCTGGAGAATACATCGCACAGTTTTTTTCTATCTGCAATTGAGCGTTCCTTATGGGGCATCCGTATTAACCGTTTTTCCTGCAGGCAACAGAAAAATGAATCAAGTTAAGAAGCATACCAATCAATTGACTTTAGTACTCCCTACCGCTGCTGTTAATGATCCAACTTTTCGTTTTCGTCGCATAACAAGCGACATGTGTTTCTTTTGGGTAAATTGGTCATCTTCTTCTGGAGTTAGCCATAGAGAATTGAAGATAATCGAACGTACTATCTTTCGGAATAAGGCCAACAGAGTTTGTCTCTTTAAAGTGTCTTCTCGATTTCGTTCGCGTCTTGACATTTTTGTTACCAATTTATGCAAACAACGAAGGAATCAACGAACTATTAACAAagtttaacaacaaaaacaaaactaaactaaCATATAACTAAATGTGTCTTTTTACATTTGAATAgtgtttattttgaaaagtttcAAAACGGCATCTAGAAAAAGATTTAAagtaatattaataataaataagtaATAATTTCTTGTATATATTAGGCAGATCctaacatttttatttggcgATTTTAAATAGATgtatctttatttttgtttgtcatTTTAGTCATTCTATGAGCTTTAAAATACCATAACCAGCCGTTATATTAATTATAGTACTTAATAATTAAAtggcaaaaattattattaacataaaatattatatacattCTCATTTTAAATGAGTAAACTTCTTTAGCTAAAGTTAAACTTTTTCAAAAAGCGCGCCAATCGACAATATCGAAtacagaaaaagaagaagtgGAGCCAACAGCTGATTTGGTTTTGGGGCTTGTTGCCGTTCGTGTGTGAATGGcatttagtttatttatttttctaccAACCTTTCTTGtgcttcttttgctttttcccacttcattttttgttttttaaaagttagttttagttggttttatttgcattttatt is a window encoding:
- the LOC6651582 gene encoding DNA repair protein RAD50 isoform X2 translates to MENTIRSHTFVAATHCELLALLDYGMPILEPFMKKLWTDKKRALKALDYFDFLNEDQIINACRFGSVRQFNPLDTIYSQDKGSLTNVHFVLSGECIILQCLNMKVTKKNGKKVFTLPDFTQSDASLLISKTSSFTQNRSRKSIDGDLNVHDLLKSSSSSEAEKDIKKMHRKMEVRDLDRLCGFNTPKPPPKEDKENKHESLKKYRDEQYDYLNFTDKDESEEVDETVYKYKKGNSLINIEEDSNNSNESEVFALSSSESSSYSSDSDDSETHLVEFESDSSDTVKYESHFIDVGSLTYGGIFGLGEKMEDRVILARTTVQCLTLPRYFLLEKEQNPGNIWQRRLFYLDCTIPSREALFTDYVRSRNWKEFKKNFIYKNLESNVKDISKQHDIPIICRIVETANDE
- the LOC6651582 gene encoding uncharacterized protein LOC6651582 isoform X3; this translates as MSRRERNREDTLKRQTLLALFRKIVRSIIFNSLWLTPEEDDQFTQKKHMSLVMRRKRKVGSLTAAEKRLIRMPHKERSIADRKKLCDVFSRLRCFERFPPKIRARLVPVIKFMSIAPGRVLMNKGDFPFALYFILTGEVEMIQRSYNKLFGKELDEVECLFGPGDCIGDVAKMENTIRSHTFVAATHCELLALLDYGMPILEPFMKKLWTDKKRALKALDYFDFLNEDQIINACRFGSVRQFNPLDTIYSQDKGSLTNVHFVLSGECIILQCLNMKVTKKNGKKVFTLPDFTQSDASLLISKTSSFTQNRSRKSIDGDLNVHDLLKSSSSSEAEKDIKKMGKLEIHKLRLLMKEIF
- the LOC6651582 gene encoding uncharacterized protein LOC6651582 isoform X1, producing MSRRERNREDTLKRQTLLALFRKIVRSIIFNSLWLTPEEDDQFTQKKHMSLVMRRKRKVGSLTAAEKRLIRMPHKERSIADRKKLCDVFSRLRCFERFPPKIRARLVPVIKFMSIAPGRVLMNKGDFPFALYFILTGEVEMIQRSYNKLFGKELDEVECLFGPGDCIGDVAKMENTIRSHTFVAATHCELLALLDYGMPILEPFMKKLWTDKKRALKALDYFDFLNEDQIINACRFGSVRQFNPLDTIYSQDKGSLTNVHFVLSGECIILQCLNMKVTKKNGKKVFTLPDFTQSDASLLISKTSSFTQNRSRKSIDGDLNVHDLLKSSSSSEAEKDIKKMHRKMEVRDLDRLCGFNTPKPPPKEDKENKHESLKKYRDEQYDYLNFTDKDESEEVDETVYKYKKGNSLINIEEDSNNSNESEVFALSSSESSSYSSDSDDSETHLVEFESDSSDTVKYESHFIDVGSLTYGGIFGLGEKMEDRVILARTTVQCLTLPRYFLLEKEQNPGNIWQRRLFYLDCTIPSREALFTDYVRSRNWKEFKKNFIYKNLESNVKDISKQHDIPIICRIVETANDE